One stretch of Pseudomonas fluorescens Q2-87 DNA includes these proteins:
- a CDS encoding methyl-accepting chemotaxis protein, producing the protein MKWFYDLRIATKLITSFLVVLALTAVMGVFSIIQLGQVNGTTVEIRENWMPSMRAASGMRFFGASYRLKENRHIAADSDQERSTLEQEAAEARKAFETRLDTYEKLLSNAEDRQLFEAARKDWVAYLAISKDLLALSRQNLTEQAHALLKGESKRQFDLVTADLQKLVELNDTGAAAASERGATLFENARLSIIAALVVALLVGLALALFISRIISRPLKQAAAVAEQLAEGNLNAKIEAGSKDETGMVLNAMQNMVGKLSHIIGEVRNAADNLASASEEVSATAQSMSQATSEQAASVEETSASIEQMSASINQNTENAKVTDGMASKAAKEATDGGESVQQTVVAMKKIAQRISIIDDIAYQTNLLALNAAIEAARAGEHGKGFAVVAAEVRKLAERSQVAAQEIGELSSSSVDMAEKAGHLLNEMVPSINKTSDLVQEISAASEEQAAGVAQINTAMTQLNQVTQQNASSSEELAATAEEMSSQAEQLQQAMSFFTLDSPSKSAVQVSRADNTPGPSSRKTARAPAPVMPKAFAYNMASAPDESEFTRF; encoded by the coding sequence ATGAAATGGTTCTACGATCTTAGAATCGCCACCAAACTGATCACCTCGTTCCTGGTGGTGCTGGCGCTCACTGCCGTCATGGGCGTGTTCTCGATCATCCAGCTGGGCCAGGTGAACGGCACCACTGTTGAAATTCGCGAAAACTGGATGCCTTCCATGCGTGCGGCGTCGGGCATGCGTTTCTTCGGGGCGAGCTATCGCCTGAAAGAAAACCGCCACATCGCCGCCGACTCAGACCAGGAGCGCAGCACGCTCGAACAGGAAGCCGCAGAGGCCAGGAAAGCCTTCGAAACACGTCTGGACACCTATGAAAAACTGCTCTCCAACGCAGAAGATCGCCAGTTGTTCGAAGCTGCCCGAAAGGACTGGGTCGCTTACCTGGCGATCAGTAAGGACCTGCTTGCGCTGTCCCGGCAGAACCTGACCGAGCAGGCCCATGCGCTACTCAAGGGCGAGTCCAAGCGTCAATTCGATCTGGTGACCGCCGACTTGCAGAAGCTGGTAGAGCTCAACGATACCGGGGCCGCCGCGGCCAGCGAGCGCGGCGCAACGCTGTTCGAAAACGCGCGCCTGTCGATCATCGCCGCGCTGGTGGTCGCGCTGTTGGTGGGGCTGGCCCTGGCACTGTTCATCTCGCGAATTATTTCGCGCCCATTGAAACAAGCCGCCGCCGTGGCCGAGCAACTGGCCGAAGGCAACCTGAACGCGAAGATCGAAGCCGGCTCCAAGGATGAAACCGGCATGGTGCTCAACGCCATGCAAAACATGGTGGGCAAGCTGTCGCACATCATCGGTGAAGTGCGTAACGCGGCGGATAACCTGGCCAGCGCCTCCGAAGAAGTCAGCGCCACCGCACAATCGATGAGCCAGGCCACCAGCGAACAAGCTGCCAGTGTCGAGGAAACCAGCGCGTCCATCGAGCAGATGAGCGCCAGCATCAACCAGAACACCGAGAACGCCAAGGTCACCGATGGCATGGCGAGCAAGGCGGCCAAGGAAGCCACCGACGGCGGCGAATCGGTGCAGCAGACCGTGGTGGCGATGAAGAAAATCGCCCAGCGCATCAGCATCATCGACGACATCGCCTACCAGACCAACCTGCTGGCGCTCAACGCGGCCATCGAAGCGGCCCGCGCCGGAGAACATGGCAAAGGCTTCGCGGTGGTCGCCGCCGAGGTGCGCAAACTGGCCGAACGCAGCCAGGTGGCGGCCCAGGAAATTGGCGAACTGTCCTCCAGCAGTGTCGACATGGCCGAAAAGGCCGGACATCTGCTCAATGAGATGGTCCCATCGATCAACAAGACTTCGGACCTGGTGCAGGAAATCAGTGCCGCTTCCGAGGAACAGGCCGCGGGTGTGGCGCAGATCAACACGGCGATGACCCAGCTCAACCAGGTGACCCAGCAAAACGCCTCCAGCAGCGAGGAGCTCGCCGCCACCGCCGAGGAGATGAGCAGCCAGGCCGAACAGCTGCAGCAGGCCATGAGCTTCTTCACCCTGGACTCGCCGTCGAAATCCGCCGTTCAGGTTTCCAGGGCGGATAACACGCCCGGTCCGTCCAGCCGCAAAACGGCCCGGGCACCTGCACCGGTGATGCCCAAGGCGTTCGCCTACAACATGGCTAGCGCGCCGGACGAGTCGGAATTCACCCGGTTCTGA
- a CDS encoding protein-glutamate methylesterase/protein-glutamine glutaminase — MPGKKINVLLVDDSAVVRQVLLAILSDTPDIHVIGAASDPIFAMDKLAKEWPDVIVLDVEMPRMDGITFLKKIMSERPTPVVICSSLTPKGAETTLQAMAAGAVEIITKPTTGLKNFLLESAPELVSAIRAAAQVNVRNLGKRPAPPPLMPATKLTADAMLPAANGHAMAQTTERIVALGTSTGGTQALEAVLTALPRVCPGIVIVQHMPEKFTASFAARLNSLCQIEVREARNNDRIHPGLALIAPGGKHMMVTRSGAFYHVQVVDGPLVNRHRPSVDVLFRSVAKFAGRNATGIIMTGMGDDGARGLKEMLDAGGSTVAQDEASCVVFGMPKEAIKLNAAQRVMGLQDIAQVILHK, encoded by the coding sequence ATGCCAGGGAAAAAGATAAACGTATTGCTGGTGGACGACTCCGCCGTGGTCCGCCAAGTATTGCTGGCGATCCTCAGTGACACGCCGGACATCCATGTCATCGGCGCAGCCTCCGACCCGATCTTCGCGATGGATAAATTGGCGAAGGAATGGCCCGATGTCATCGTGCTGGACGTGGAGATGCCGCGCATGGATGGCATCACCTTCCTGAAAAAAATCATGAGCGAGCGTCCGACGCCGGTGGTGATCTGTTCGTCCCTGACGCCCAAGGGCGCGGAAACCACCTTGCAGGCGATGGCCGCCGGGGCGGTGGAAATCATCACCAAGCCAACCACCGGGCTGAAGAATTTCTTATTGGAATCGGCACCGGAACTGGTCTCGGCAATCCGGGCGGCGGCCCAGGTCAACGTCCGCAACCTCGGCAAGCGCCCCGCCCCGCCGCCGCTGATGCCAGCCACCAAACTGACTGCCGACGCGATGCTGCCGGCCGCCAACGGCCACGCCATGGCGCAAACCACCGAGCGCATCGTCGCCCTGGGCACATCCACCGGCGGCACCCAGGCCTTGGAAGCGGTACTCACCGCCCTGCCACGGGTATGCCCAGGCATCGTCATCGTCCAGCACATGCCGGAAAAATTCACCGCATCGTTCGCTGCGCGCCTCAACAGCCTCTGCCAGATCGAAGTGCGCGAGGCCCGCAACAACGATCGCATCCACCCGGGCCTGGCGCTCATCGCACCGGGCGGCAAACACATGATGGTGACCCGCAGCGGCGCGTTTTATCACGTGCAAGTGGTGGACGGCCCCTTGGTCAATCGCCATCGCCCTTCGGTGGATGTGTTGTTTCGCTCAGTCGCCAAATTCGCCGGCCGCAACGCCACCGGCATCATCATGACCGGCATGGGCGACGACGGCGCCCGCGGCCTGAAGGAAATGCTCGACGCCGGCGGCAGCACCGTGGCCCAGGACGAAGCCAGCTGCGTGGTCTTCGGCATGCCCAAGGAAGCCATCAAACTCAACGCGGCCCAACGGGTCATGGGGTTGCAAGACATTGCCCAGGTGATTTTGCACAAATAA
- a CDS encoding sensor histidine kinase yields MRSTPLALRVALLLGLALGIAAIDTVTDLEIAVGVFQIVVVLIAVRILPARAVAGVSAICMLLTILSYRFTRFGDTEAGLINVLISLAAIAGTTYLALRLSTAIRTVHQTRAHLAHITRINMLGELAASIAHEVNQPLAAVATSGGACLRWMATEPPNLPKARQAVERIVADTHRASEIIARLRGMARHQAPTKQWLNVADTVNAALRLLAGELNEQDITLHVQVEDGLPPVLADEVQIQQVLLNLAMNSVDAMRQVDIERRVLTVQVALESPDRLLFSVSDQGGGLSAGDRERVFDAFYSTKQDGMGMGLAISRSIIEAHDGRIWASSDPRSGSTFHFTLPAVTREPDE; encoded by the coding sequence ATGAGGAGCACCCCGTTGGCGCTCCGTGTGGCGCTTTTGCTGGGGCTTGCCCTGGGCATCGCCGCGATAGACACCGTTACCGATCTGGAAATCGCGGTGGGGGTGTTCCAGATCGTGGTGGTGCTGATCGCCGTGAGGATCCTGCCCGCACGGGCGGTGGCCGGCGTCTCGGCCATCTGCATGCTCTTGACGATCCTGAGCTATCGATTCACGCGTTTCGGCGACACCGAAGCCGGGCTGATCAACGTGTTGATCAGCCTCGCGGCCATCGCTGGAACGACTTATCTGGCACTGCGTCTGTCGACCGCCATCCGCACCGTGCATCAAACCCGCGCGCACCTGGCCCACATCACCCGGATCAACATGCTGGGCGAGCTCGCCGCTTCCATTGCCCACGAAGTCAACCAGCCACTGGCTGCGGTGGCCACCAGCGGCGGAGCCTGCCTGCGCTGGATGGCCACCGAACCACCGAACCTGCCCAAGGCCCGCCAAGCGGTGGAGCGGATCGTTGCCGACACCCACCGCGCCAGCGAAATCATCGCCCGATTGCGCGGCATGGCCAGGCATCAGGCACCCACCAAGCAATGGCTGAACGTGGCTGACACGGTCAATGCCGCACTGCGATTGCTGGCGGGGGAACTGAACGAGCAGGACATCACATTACACGTTCAGGTCGAGGACGGGTTGCCGCCGGTGCTGGCGGATGAAGTGCAGATCCAGCAGGTGCTGCTCAACCTGGCGATGAACTCGGTCGACGCCATGCGCCAGGTCGATATCGAGCGCCGCGTACTGACGGTGCAAGTCGCGCTCGAATCACCTGATCGATTGCTGTTTTCAGTGTCGGACCAGGGCGGCGGTTTGTCCGCCGGCGACCGTGAGCGGGTGTTCGATGCTTTCTACAGCACCAAACAGGACGGCATGGGCATGGGCCTGGCGATCAGCCGTTCCATCATCGAAGCCCACGACGGGCGTATCTGGGCCTCAAGCGATCCGCGATCCGGCTCGACCTTCCACTTCACCCTGCCGGCCGTTACACGGGAGCCCGATGAATAA
- a CDS encoding chemotaxis protein CheW, with the protein MGAIATTRQTASAVEEEAQYLTFMLGTEMFAIGILCIKEIIEYGNLTVVPMMPAFVRGVINLRGAVVPVVDLSARFGRPNSAISRRSCVVIIEAASVDGQAQDIGLLVDTVSAVLEIPASQIEPPPSFGAKIRADFISGMAKVDGKFVIVLEVDRVLSIDEMSELAQASPAALEAPGS; encoded by the coding sequence ATGGGCGCCATCGCGACCACACGTCAAACGGCCAGCGCGGTCGAGGAAGAAGCGCAGTACCTGACGTTCATGCTCGGCACGGAGATGTTTGCCATCGGCATCCTGTGCATCAAGGAAATCATCGAATACGGCAACCTAACCGTCGTGCCGATGATGCCGGCCTTCGTGCGCGGGGTCATCAATCTGCGCGGCGCGGTGGTGCCGGTGGTGGATTTGTCGGCCCGTTTTGGCCGGCCAAATTCCGCCATCAGCCGCCGCAGTTGCGTGGTAATCATCGAAGCCGCCAGCGTTGACGGACAGGCCCAGGACATTGGCCTGCTGGTGGATACGGTGTCGGCAGTGCTGGAAATTCCGGCTTCGCAGATTGAGCCGCCACCAAGTTTCGGAGCGAAGATCCGCGCCGATTTCATCAGCGGCATGGCCAAGGTCGACGGCAAGTTCGTCATTGTCCTGGAGGTGGATCGCGTGCTGTCCATCGACGAGATGTCCGAACTCGCCCAGGCCAGCCCCGCCGCGCTGGAAGCGCCCGGATCATGA
- a CDS encoding STAS domain-containing protein yields the protein MPLLYETNGDMAQVQIDGELTIYTAADLSAQWLPRLGATPHMALDLSQVTEMDGAGLQLLLMIQREAPKAGTQLTVTGQSKAVTETLALCNLVA from the coding sequence ATGCCACTGCTGTACGAAACAAACGGCGACATGGCCCAAGTGCAGATCGACGGTGAACTGACGATCTACACCGCTGCCGATCTGTCCGCGCAATGGCTGCCACGACTGGGCGCGACGCCACATATGGCGCTGGATCTGTCGCAGGTCACCGAGATGGATGGCGCCGGCTTGCAATTGCTGCTGATGATTCAGCGCGAGGCCCCCAAGGCCGGCACCCAACTGACAGTGACCGGCCAAAGCAAAGCCGTTACGGAAACACTCGCTCTGTGCAACCTGGTTGCCTAG
- the cheD gene encoding chemoreceptor glutamine deamidase CheD yields the protein MNAAIKEVPEAYLKPGEFRFATSPTRMRTILGSCVAITLWHPQRRIGGMCHFMLPSRVRCSTALNGLYADEAIELFIRQAHAHDTEPEDYQLKLFGGGEMFPELQRHVPFGDVARLNVNAALEMAALYHLDLIAHDMGSTGHRTIVFDLCTGDVWVRHQPIRTRH from the coding sequence ATGAACGCCGCGATAAAAGAAGTGCCCGAGGCGTATCTGAAGCCGGGGGAGTTTCGCTTCGCGACCTCCCCGACCCGCATGCGCACGATTCTCGGTTCCTGCGTCGCAATCACTCTCTGGCACCCGCAGCGCAGGATTGGCGGCATGTGCCATTTCATGTTGCCCAGCCGGGTGCGCTGTTCCACCGCATTGAACGGTTTGTACGCCGACGAGGCCATCGAACTGTTCATCCGCCAGGCACACGCCCACGACACCGAGCCCGAGGACTACCAGCTCAAGTTGTTCGGCGGCGGTGAGATGTTCCCTGAGCTGCAGCGCCATGTGCCCTTCGGCGACGTGGCGCGCTTGAACGTCAACGCGGCGCTGGAAATGGCCGCTCTCTATCACCTGGACCTGATCGCCCATGACATGGGCAGCACTGGCCACCGGACTATTGTTTTCGACCTTTGCACTGGCGATGTATGGGTCAGGCATCAACCGATAAGGACTCGCCATTAA
- a CDS encoding CheR family methyltransferase, producing MSTDICRERTVNSMALTDREFNQFQSWLYQAAGINLSPAKKALVAGRLFKRLKHYELDSYGDYFKLIMNGQRTDELQVALDLLTTNETYFFREPKHFDFLREHVLPHATPGKTFRLWSAASSSGEEPYSLAMTLAESLGTTPWEVIGSDISTQVLAKARSGHYPMERARNLPHQLLVKYCLKGTGSQQGTLLIDRALRNRVNFIQVNLNETLPELGEFDVIFLRNVMIYFDQPTKSKVVARLIPRLKSGGYFIVSHSESLNGVSDALKLVAPSIYRKP from the coding sequence ATGAGCACAGACATTTGCAGGGAACGCACGGTGAACTCAATGGCCCTCACCGACCGGGAGTTCAACCAGTTTCAATCCTGGCTGTACCAGGCCGCCGGTATCAACCTGTCGCCGGCCAAGAAAGCCCTGGTGGCCGGGCGCCTGTTCAAGCGCCTCAAGCACTATGAGCTGGACAGCTACGGCGATTATTTCAAGCTGATCATGAACGGCCAGCGCACCGATGAGTTGCAGGTGGCGCTGGACCTGCTCACCACTAACGAGACCTATTTTTTCCGCGAGCCCAAGCACTTCGATTTTTTGCGCGAACATGTGCTGCCCCACGCGACGCCGGGCAAGACCTTTCGCCTGTGGAGCGCGGCCAGTTCGTCTGGAGAGGAGCCCTACAGCCTTGCCATGACCCTGGCCGAAAGCCTCGGCACTACGCCTTGGGAAGTCATCGGCTCGGACATCAGCACCCAGGTCCTGGCCAAGGCCCGTTCCGGGCATTATCCGATGGAACGCGCCCGCAACCTGCCCCATCAGTTGCTGGTGAAATATTGCCTCAAGGGCACCGGAAGCCAACAAGGCACACTCTTGATCGACCGGGCGCTGCGCAACCGGGTCAACTTCATCCAGGTCAACCTCAACGAAACCCTGCCTGAGTTGGGCGAGTTCGATGTGATTTTCCTGCGCAACGTGATGATCTATTTCGACCAGCCGACCAAAAGCAAAGTGGTCGCCCGGCTGATCCCGCGGCTCAAGTCCGGCGGGTATTTCATCGTCAGCCATTCGGAAAGCCTCAACGGGGTGTCCGATGCGTTGAAACTGGTCGCCCCGTCGATCTACCGCAAGCCATGA
- a CDS encoding ABC transporter permease, with protein sequence MRPSFPTPALARVKDRTVPIHCGWADIVLLSLLVCLATFIFHGLDQMSQPLAALEASPLSLDLAHLPEYTLRTTLRMFIALFASFFFSLVVATLAAKSRKAAIVILPALDILQSVPVLGFLTFTVVFFMALFPGKETGVECAAIFAIFTSQVWNMTFSVYQSLRTVPHDLYEVSRQFAFSPWQRFVRLELPFATPGLVWNMMMSMSGGWFFVVAAEAITVGDTTVSLPGIGSWLALAIERKDIAAIAWAVLAMAGVIVIYDLLFFRPIVAWADKFRFEQTASQKRPRSRVYDLLRSARLAPLALLALDNLKAALFLEKLPRLPSIRFKTNARISRVADVAWIALVVAACMAGILQLSRFIGSTLGLEEVASTLGLGLATLLRVAVLTVLASVLWVPIGVWIGLNPRWAERLQPVAQLLAAFPANVLFPFAVIAIVALKLDPDIWLSPLMVLGTQWYILFNVIAGASALPTDLREAARCFHVRGWQWWRQVALPGVFPYYVTGALTAAGGSWNASIVAEAVSWGNDHLYASGLGSYIAQATSAGDLQRVALGVSVMSIFVVGFNRLLWRPLYRFAERRLRID encoded by the coding sequence ATGCGTCCTTCATTCCCGACACCGGCATTGGCTCGCGTAAAGGACAGGACAGTCCCCATCCATTGCGGCTGGGCCGATATCGTGCTGTTGAGCCTGCTGGTGTGCCTGGCTACGTTCATATTCCATGGCCTGGATCAGATGAGCCAGCCGCTCGCCGCCCTTGAGGCATCGCCTCTGTCGCTTGATCTGGCCCACCTGCCGGAATATACGCTGCGCACCACATTGCGGATGTTCATCGCCCTGTTCGCATCGTTTTTTTTCTCTCTGGTCGTCGCGACGCTGGCTGCAAAAAGCCGCAAGGCAGCCATCGTGATCCTGCCCGCGCTGGATATTCTCCAGTCCGTGCCGGTACTGGGATTTCTCACCTTCACCGTTGTGTTTTTCATGGCTTTGTTCCCCGGCAAGGAAACCGGCGTGGAATGCGCGGCCATCTTCGCCATTTTCACCAGCCAGGTCTGGAACATGACCTTCAGCGTCTATCAATCGCTGCGCACCGTGCCCCACGATCTCTATGAAGTCAGCCGGCAGTTCGCGTTTTCGCCATGGCAGCGCTTCGTCAGGCTCGAGTTGCCTTTCGCCACGCCGGGCCTGGTGTGGAACATGATGATGTCGATGTCGGGCGGCTGGTTCTTCGTGGTCGCCGCCGAGGCCATCACGGTGGGCGACACCACCGTGAGCCTGCCGGGCATCGGTTCATGGCTGGCCCTGGCGATCGAACGCAAGGACATCGCCGCCATCGCGTGGGCCGTGCTGGCCATGGCTGGGGTGATCGTCATTTATGACCTGTTGTTTTTCCGGCCAATCGTCGCCTGGGCGGACAAATTCCGCTTCGAACAAACCGCCTCCCAGAAACGCCCACGGTCCAGGGTCTATGACCTGCTGCGCTCAGCTCGGCTGGCGCCCCTGGCATTACTTGCGCTGGACAACCTCAAGGCCGCGTTATTCCTGGAGAAACTCCCCCGATTACCGTCAATCCGCTTCAAGACCAACGCCCGCATCAGTCGTGTAGCCGACGTGGCCTGGATCGCCCTGGTCGTCGCCGCGTGCATGGCCGGCATCCTGCAATTGTCGCGTTTCATCGGCAGCACCTTGGGCCTGGAAGAGGTAGCCAGCACGTTGGGGCTGGGCCTTGCCACTTTGCTGCGAGTCGCCGTGCTGACGGTCCTTGCCAGCGTGCTATGGGTGCCCATCGGCGTCTGGATCGGTTTGAACCCGCGTTGGGCCGAGCGCTTGCAGCCCGTTGCACAGCTGCTGGCAGCCTTCCCTGCCAACGTCCTGTTCCCGTTTGCGGTGATCGCCATCGTGGCGCTGAAGCTCGACCCCGATATCTGGTTGTCGCCACTGATGGTGCTGGGCACCCAGTGGTACATCCTGTTCAACGTCATCGCCGGCGCCAGCGCACTGCCCACCGATCTGCGCGAAGCCGCACGCTGTTTCCACGTGCGCGGTTGGCAATGGTGGCGCCAGGTCGCGCTGCCGGGCGTATTCCCCTACTACGTCACCGGCGCTCTCACAGCAGCCGGCGGCTCGTGGAACGCCAGCATCGTCGCCGAGGCAGTCTCCTGGGGAAATGACCATTTGTACGCGTCCGGCCTGGGCTCCTATATCGCCCAGGCCACCTCGGCCGGGGATCTGCAACGCGTGGCACTGGGCGTCTCGGTCATGTCGATTTTCGTGGTGGGCTTCAACCGGCTGCTGTGGCGCCCGCTTTACAGGTTTGCCGAACGCCGGCTTCGAATAGATTGA
- a CDS encoding chemotaxis protein CheA, producing the protein MSINLDQAQQTFIVEAREQLQAMEESLLQLETDPSDDDAIGAIFRAAHTIKGSAGLFGLEPIVSFTHIVEDVLDRLREGSVAVDPGLIAVLLKSGDHMLELIDVVANKGATLQPPALAREKELCQILQEYQAPPAATEPEPVQETETDAPGEASLWHISLRFGLDVFRNGMDPLSFLRYLQTLGEIVRIDTNTEAMPTIDAWDAESCYLGFDIEFRSNASHGAINEVFDFVREDCVIDIVAAQDAEPQASTDLVATAQAQADESTALVTTGELLPDQRKTPRLPAQVTSDKQAVASEGKARDGAYVRVNADKLDELINLVGELVIASAGASLLARTCQNDPLQEAASSVSGLVEEILDGALRLRMIPIGETFNRFRRVVRDVSQELGKDIDLIISGAETELDKTVVEKIGDPLMHLLRNAMDHGIETAEARLAAGKPAKGHLHLNAYHDSGSIVLEIADDGAGLNRDRIVEKAQERGLIAPGANLTDQEIYNLIFEAGFSTAQAVTNLSGRGVGMDVVKRNITLLRGTVDLDSQPGKGTVVRIRLPLTLAIINGFLVGIGQSTYVIPLDMVQECIELSEDDGVASREQGYLDLRGEVLPLVYLRDHFHHEGPASRRQNVVVVRYAELKAGLVVDDLLGEFQTVIKPLGKLFGALRGISGSTILGSGAVALILDVPALLTQIAQIENRYTSNPSQHATAR; encoded by the coding sequence GTGAGCATCAATCTCGATCAGGCACAACAAACCTTCATCGTCGAGGCACGGGAACAGCTGCAAGCGATGGAGGAATCGCTGCTGCAACTGGAAACCGACCCGAGCGACGATGACGCCATCGGCGCGATCTTCCGGGCGGCCCATACGATCAAGGGCTCGGCCGGGCTGTTTGGCCTGGAACCGATCGTCAGCTTCACCCACATCGTCGAAGACGTGCTCGATCGCCTGCGCGAAGGCAGCGTTGCGGTGGACCCGGGCCTGATCGCGGTACTGCTCAAGTCCGGCGACCACATGCTTGAGCTGATCGACGTCGTCGCCAATAAAGGCGCGACGTTGCAGCCCCCTGCCCTGGCCCGGGAAAAAGAGCTGTGCCAGATTCTCCAGGAATACCAGGCGCCCCCAGCCGCAACCGAACCAGAACCGGTGCAGGAAACCGAAACGGACGCACCCGGCGAAGCGAGCCTTTGGCACATTTCCCTGCGTTTTGGCCTGGACGTGTTCCGCAACGGCATGGACCCGTTGTCGTTCCTGCGTTATCTGCAGACGCTGGGTGAGATCGTCCGCATCGACACCAACACCGAAGCGATGCCGACCATCGACGCTTGGGACGCCGAGTCCTGCTACCTGGGCTTCGACATCGAGTTTCGCTCGAATGCCAGCCATGGGGCGATCAACGAGGTCTTCGATTTTGTCCGCGAGGATTGCGTGATCGACATCGTTGCCGCACAAGACGCCGAGCCCCAAGCGAGCACCGACCTGGTCGCGACGGCGCAGGCACAGGCTGACGAAAGCACCGCCCTGGTCACCACCGGCGAACTGTTGCCGGACCAGCGCAAGACCCCTCGCCTGCCGGCCCAGGTCACGTCTGACAAACAGGCAGTGGCCAGCGAAGGCAAAGCCAGGGACGGAGCGTATGTACGGGTCAACGCCGACAAGCTCGACGAACTGATCAATCTGGTCGGCGAACTGGTGATCGCCAGCGCCGGTGCCAGCTTGCTCGCACGCACCTGCCAGAACGACCCACTGCAAGAAGCGGCCTCGTCGGTGTCCGGCCTGGTGGAGGAAATCCTCGATGGCGCCCTGCGCCTGCGCATGATCCCCATTGGTGAAACCTTCAACCGCTTCCGTCGGGTGGTGCGCGATGTCAGCCAGGAATTGGGCAAGGACATCGACCTGATCATCAGCGGTGCGGAAACCGAGCTGGACAAAACCGTGGTGGAAAAAATCGGCGACCCGCTCATGCATTTGCTGCGCAACGCCATGGACCACGGCATCGAAACCGCCGAGGCGCGGCTGGCGGCAGGCAAACCGGCCAAGGGACACCTGCACCTCAATGCCTACCACGACTCGGGCAGTATCGTGCTGGAAATCGCCGATGACGGCGCCGGCCTCAATCGCGACCGCATTGTCGAAAAAGCCCAGGAACGCGGGCTGATCGCACCGGGTGCGAACCTGACCGACCAGGAGATCTACAACCTGATCTTCGAAGCCGGTTTTTCTACCGCCCAGGCCGTCACCAACCTTTCTGGCCGTGGCGTGGGCATGGACGTGGTCAAGCGCAATATCACGCTGCTGCGCGGCACCGTCGACCTGGACAGCCAACCGGGCAAAGGGACCGTGGTGCGCATCCGCTTGCCCCTGACCTTGGCCATCATCAATGGGTTCTTGGTCGGCATCGGCCAATCCACCTATGTGATTCCACTGGACATGGTCCAGGAGTGCATCGAACTGAGCGAAGACGATGGCGTCGCCAGCCGCGAACAAGGCTACCTCGACTTGCGCGGCGAAGTGCTGCCGCTGGTGTACCTGCGCGATCACTTCCACCACGAAGGCCCGGCTTCGCGCCGGCAAAACGTGGTGGTAGTGCGCTACGCCGAACTCAAGGCCGGCCTGGTCGTCGATGACCTGCTCGGTGAATTCCAAACCGTAATCAAGCCCTTGGGCAAGCTGTTCGGCGCACTGCGCGGCATCAGCGGCTCGACCATCTTGGGCAGCGGCGCCGTGGCATTGATCCTCGACGTGCCGGCACTGCTGACCCAAATCGCACAGATAGAAAACCGCTACACCTCAAACCCATCACAACACGCCACTGCTCGCTGA